A stretch of the Lineus longissimus chromosome 10, tnLinLong1.2, whole genome shotgun sequence genome encodes the following:
- the LOC135494294 gene encoding uncharacterized protein LOC135494294: MPSSSTLDKDAQDALVSKSAREIQLRSQREDSIVVFNVPESEQEETELRIEEDREKFKQICDAIDQNEVTFGKIRRTGRKTEDYPKKMIVEIKDSKAKNRILRASGALKDHQNPVMRKIFMKKNQTPLQQKEAKAYYEMMRAKEKEEERRCYVPGDHSECMKSAFTKADFDSMRREHADIEWDKHISNLDTKDTWTFIKDKILETTKKYVPLRRHNPTARRKPLWLNPKALAKVKKKREAYKRYLETKEGKDYDMYARLRNQVKWEVRKAKKNHEREIAENAKRNPKAFYQYARSKMKTKCGIPNLTNRDGNQTENDHEKAEVLNDFFTSVFTIEDKSNIPPPDLEPMDPNDINLELFITPAEVRKKLEELKVSKSPGPDGIHPRVLKELSNELAIPLSLLLNKSLNEGKLPSDWKKAQITALHKKGNIRSGLSIMRRSTRASRSEEGNTPTESEDDPPGFEKKYIDKSIGE; the protein is encoded by the exons ATGCCAAGTAGTTCAACCCTTGACAAAGATGCACAAGATGCACTGGTTTCCAAAAGTGCACGTGAGATTCAACTCCGAAGCCAGAGAGAGGACAGTATAGTGGTATTTAACGTCCCGGAGAGCGAGCAGGAGGAGACTGAACTCAGAATTGAAGAAGACCGAGAGAAGTTCAAACAAATCTGTGATGCCATTGATCAAAACGAGGTAACATTTGGTAAAATCAGGAGAACTGGCAGAAAAACCGAAGACTATCCAAAGAAAATGATAGTAGAAATAAAGGACAGTAAGGCAAAAAACCGTATACTCAGGGCAAGTGGTGCCCTCAAGGATCACCAAAACCCAGTGATGAGGAAGATCTTCATGAAGAAGAACCAGACCCCATTACAACAGAAGGAAGCCAAGGCATACTACGAAATGATGAGAGCCAAGGAGAAAGAAGAGGAGAGGAG ATGTTATGTCCCAGGGGACCACTCAGAGTGCATGAAATCTGCTTTCACCAAGGCAGACTTTGACAGTATGAGGAGAGAGCATGCGGACATAGAATGGGATAAACATATCAGTAACCTGGATACTAAAGATACTTGGACCTTCATAAAAGACAAAATACTGGAGACGACAAAGAAGTATGTGCCACTAAGACGACACAACCCAACAGCCAGACGAAAACCATTGTGGTTAAACCCTAAAGCCCTAGCTAAGGTTAAAAAGAAAAGGGAAGCCTATAAGAGGTATCTAGAAACTAAGGAGGGTAAAGACTATGATATGTATGCTAGGCTAAGGAACCAGGTGAAGTGGGAGGTcagaaaggcaaaaaagaaTCATGAAAGGGAAATTGCAGAAAATGCTAAAAGAAACCCAAAAGCTTTCTATCAATATGCCAGATcaaaaatgaagacaaagtgcGGAATACCAAATCTGACGAACAGAGATGGAaaccaaactgaaaatgatCATGAAAAGGCAGaggttttaaatgatttcttcacCAGTGTTTTCACCATTGAGGATAAAAGCAATATACCGCCCCCTGATCTAGAGCCCATGGACCCTAATGATATAAATCTAGAACTTTTCATAACTCCAGCAGAGGTACGGAAAAAGCTTGAAGAACTCAAGGTATCTAAATCACCTGGACCAGATGGCATCCATCCGAGGGTTCTAAAGGAACTTAGTAATGAACTGGCAATACCGCTAAGTTTACTTTTAAATAAGTCATTGAATGAAGGAAAACTGCCGTCCGATTGGAAGAAGGCACAGATCACAGCCTTACATAAAAAAGGAA ACATTAGGTCCGGGCTCAGTATTATGAGGCGATCAACGCGGGCATCTCGAAGTGAGGAGGGAAATACGCCAACAGAAAGTGAAGATGACCCTCCAGGGTTTGAAAAGAAGTATATCGATAAATCCATCGGTGAGTAG